In Ostrea edulis chromosome 4, xbOstEdul1.1, whole genome shotgun sequence, a single window of DNA contains:
- the LOC125671642 gene encoding reticulocyte-binding protein homolog 2a-like, with protein MGCKQSKGTIRIQPVGPAEIRRDNSKLKKCASDINIERDLNSRPGKKSGMRRTKSQKSTGSHLTGSCASLDSQLSHSDSPRGQSASSKVSKHSADSGLGDEYAHVITEFSHENEIQRIEEEFQENDGLDLGISGMAIPMRTSAKDRERMQEAMIIQALREEGLISRPQAQGASGVSFEITAEGAMMSRPPPRLEKLEKRRKKKRALTEDEIREKLERAESRKRRKEQERLEKIKEKEKTNTNEALEAFAQMQREKEVQVIKKLDSVSDNREKLLREKQQRLKERQRRAELVRQRKQLAAIEGNDQVDTIPTGNQLDRS; from the exons ATGGGATGTAAACAATCAAAAGGCACAATTCGAATCCAACCTGTTGGACCGGCTGAAATTCGGCGGGACAACTCTAAACTGAAGAAATGCGCCAGTGACATCAACATTGAGAGAGACCTCAACTCCCGGCCCGGGAAAAAGAGCGGAATGCGTCGGACGAAATCCCAGAAATCGACTGGGAGTCACCTGACGGGGTCTTGTGCTAGTCTGGATTCTCAGCTCTCCCACTCAGACTCTCCCCGGGGACAGAGCGCCTCTTCCAAGGTATCCAAACACAGCGCCGACTCCGGGCTCGGGGATGAGTATGCCCATGTGATCACCGAATTTTCCCACGAGAATGAAATCCAGAGAATTGAGGAGGAATTCCAGGAAAACGACGGTCTCG aCTTAGGAATCTCAGGGATGGCAATTCCGATGAGAACCAGTGCGAAGGATCGGGAGAGGATGCAGGAGGCCATGATCATCCAAGCCCTGAGGGAGGAGGGCCTTATTTCTCGTCCCCAGGCCCAAGGCGCTTCAGGAGTCAGTTTTGAGATCACAGCAGAGGGGGCCATGATGAGTAGACCGCCCCCGAGACTTGAAAAATTGGAGAAAAGGAGAAAGAAGAAACGGGCATTAACCGAAGACGAGATACGAGAAAAACTAGAGAGGGCGGAGAGCAGAAAGAGA AGGAAAGAACAGGAACGCTtagaaaaaatcaaagaaaaggAAAAGACAAACACAAACGAGGCTCTGGAAGCGTTTGCGCAGATGCAACGTGAAAAAGAGGTGCAAGTGATCAAAAAACTAGACTCGGTTTCCGACAATCGTGAAAAACTGCTCAGGGAAAAGCAACAGAGGCTGAAGGAAAGGCAGAGACGGGCCGAACTTGTCCGACAACGAAAACAACTAGCCGCGATCGAGGGGAATGATCAAGTTGACACCATTCCAACCGGAAATCAACTAGATCGATCGTAA